GACATTAGAGTTTGGAAAGAGGATCCTAGGTTTGGGGTTTCTTAagccaaggtatgatttctttcttcAAAACCATTATGATAACTTAGATCCATGAAATGATCAATTAGATGGAGCCtaaaatgtgtgggaaatgaagtgggaacaaCCCCATTAGGCTCccaagaggtggaatgaagaaaggaaggagaacaaCAAAATCCACAGAATACCAGTGGACCCGCTAGTGTGACTCCCCAGTCTTGCCTGGGCTTCTGGCCCAACCAGTGGGTAGGAACAACAGGTGTCAAACCCACCAGTCATGTTTGGGCCAACAGGAgagtaagaccggtgggtgcctgACCCGTCGGTATGACCCACCAATCTATCCAGTGCCTCTGGGCCTACCGACGGGTAGGACTGGCGGGTACATGACTCACCAATATGACCCACCGGTCCTCTCTAGACCTATTGGCTGGTGCCAGACCCACCAGTATGACTCGTTGGTCGGTGTCTATGTGCTGTCTGTCTGGGCAGTCtacacaggtgggttctcctacctacctgtatgacccacctgttgcccaaatgagctccaatggaactcaaactcgaCGGCAACCTTATGTGTACTGTTAAACATGTCGAGGCAATATCTTGACTCATTTTTATAGTCCCAAATTGGATGTATTCTAAACTccttatctgtgctaggtttcaagaaactcatcttcCCGTGTCGGATCTTATCTGTATCGTGCGCGCACACTATTGTATgaaaataagtaagtggggagaggactttgactttattttgagagtgtttttggcatccatTGCATATCATTTATACATTATTTTGACATCACGAATGCCATTCACATACATATGCTTGACTAATGTttgatgcatttagaaatgacatgttgtatcttaaattctcAATGCTTGTTGCTTGATTGAATtatgagaatggatttatcactTGATGGATTGTGATGATGATTTATCGTACATGtatgggatttctagattagatgccatagtcagcttggaaacgaatgcattggtacactatggaatgggacacagaagtactatgcagttgtactatctcatttAAGAACATGTGGTAGGATTTTACATTTCCtcatgctacaacccttcccaatcGAGATTTTCGTGTTGGATTATCATTGAGGGGAAGCGTCGATCACGGACCgttgtggtggttagaagtacacttagctgatcattaggacagttggaaaccttggtgatatattcaaaggtccaatcgtactgcttttatttttttatagttgtggttcagccatgatttacattttttctatggttcgaccacgatttacttttttgagtgttCGCAACTaaccttctccgacaaccctatggacatatcgcgggatggggaACGTctctcgtacccggagcatacgtgcactgtggttctGAATAGCATGATAATCTATGACCTATTAAGATTGCTTAGGTGaaataggtttaaaatgaatctctTGCATAAAGTATCATTTGAATTgtgattgcttgtgtgagtctttctATCCATTTATTGAGCTAGTAAGCTCACCCCTCGTATACAcattttttaaatgattgtGCAGGACACTTGATAGAGAAAACCGTGCCGTATCCCACAGATGAAActccagtgggggattggtgggtccctgaaggaCTCGACCATGGTGGCGgttgcccgtgcgagagttgtgtgcAGGGCAACAGTAGCTGATTCTACTTGttgtactcttttttattcttttggtatattttcccttttgtgctctcgatagttaaattattatttcttgtgtaacTATCATggctatgggcccacatgtaattatactatgtataaaaatttgggtatcaagtgtATGTTGGGAATTACGGATATTTATATACGACAAGACTTCCGTTGAAATGTATTATTATATTTCCATGATTGTTGTgcttgctgtgttgtggttactatatcagatgatccttgtggtttttgggttacccagagggaacccggtcaccggtctaGTTCTATGTGGATGGGGCGTGACACACAAGATCGGGCATAATTTGGTTATGTAGAGGTCCCATActagattagggtttcgggtcCTATTAGGGTTTTAGACTGGATTAGGGCTTCAGGATGTTGTTGGGTCCAAGTCACTTTGAACGGTCAAATTATCCTCCGATTGAAAGTGTAGGTCTCACCCATATCCTGTAAATCATCATTTCCGGAGacgggtgacaaaattgggtgtctacaccatcATATATTTGTTATCATCAAGACCAACATACGATTGTGGGAATTTACCCTACATCCGGTAATTCCATTATGAATTTTAGTGTGACGAAATGAAAATGAACTCCAAAGAATCAAACTTACCTCTGGCGCCTAAGGCTAGGCCATATAGGAGTGGACATGATGAATAGATTATAATGGGTGATCTTCTTGAAAGTCTCGAGGCAAAACCTTATCCAACCTGTGAATTATGCCTACAAGAAAATATGGCTAAGAAGGCATTCCCTAAGAAGAGAGGTACTTATCTACTCAAATGTTTGTGGGCCTTTGAATATATCCTTGCTATGCATGAATATCATTACATTGTCACAATGGAAGTTCAATTGCCACAATGGCTGGTGTTGCAATGCTCTAATAAGATGTGGAGGTTGATGTCTCCAAATATGCAACGTGGCCTTTGAATCTGTGCCTAAGGAAGCTATCAAACAAACTAGGTGAGCCGTTGGAGTAGTGTGGTTGGTAGTGCACCACTGCTGGTGGGTGTGGGACGAGTGAGACTTGAAGTGATAAAAGGCCTGTGAAGGCTGACCCCCTCTGTTTGTTTTGGCATTCGTTTGTAATAACTATGCACAGACTtaactaaagaaagaaaagagggacTTCCAGTTTGTATGGCTTAATTTCTGGTCTGGTCCGGATTAAAAAACAATGCCATCAACCACCCAACCCGAAACAGACCTGTTTTGATTCCTCGATGACCATGGTCGATTTTGGCCAATTCAGATCAGAATTGACTGGATTGATACAATCGGATCTAGCTACGGATTCCAGGTTTAATAACTATGATGGGTGCTTTTCTGGCTCTGGTTTTAAAAGAATGGTTTTACCCCAACCAGAGTAGACTCTACCTTTAGTAAATAGTATTCTATTGCTGATTTTTTGGCCGAGGAAGCGGCAAAATCAGTAATTACCTCATCTATGGTTGACCTGCCTCTCCACATCCCAGAGGACCTAGTTGCTGATGCGCAATGTAGGCctagatttcattattttaaatAGCCATTAGGTGTCTCGATTGATGACAATGTCGAATGTGGGATACTCAATTTGTGATTGTAATCGTGAGtacccatttttatttttatacaatctaatatattattattatttagaaaaaaaaaaactatataagaTGAGTTACATTGGTACTTTGAATCAAATCCCAACTCAttctattcttcctcttctttttgaagaaccttctcttcttttcagcCATGGCTTCCTCCGGCTCCTCAAGCTATATGATCTATCATCCTGAAAATCtaaatatatttaatatgttttCTAGTACCTTTGCGTTAGGTGGAAGCTTAGAGGGCTCTGGGATTGTAGAAAGTAGTCCCCAGGAGACCATAAGTCTCAGACGTGCGAGCTTGCACGGCTTGATAACCAGTTTCACTTTGGAAGGCTTGATAACCAGTTTCACGGAAGGCTTGATAACCCGTTTCACTTTGATTCTCCAGAGGATAATGATATGGCTGAGTGGACCAGCAgctttatttggtttgattatagAGTTCACCTTGAATCTGTTTGTGCTTAATGGTGGCATCTTTGGATTTCCTTGGAGCATTATTACAGGTCTTCACTCTACCATGCATGTTTCTATGTCATGTCATTTCAAGTGATTCTGCATCGGAGCTTGTAAATTTCAGAAACAGACCGGCCCCCAATCTCAAGCAACTTCATGCATGagcatatacatatatatatatatatatatatatctatgtctctctcttctcctaggttttgatattttctaaaataccttttaaatttcatttatttggaAGTGAGCCTTAGTAGCAGGATTCCTGCAACCCGGGTAGCCGCAAAATTTTATTTGTATTGATATgtgctttatatatatatatatatatatatatatgtctctctctcttcccctaggttttgatattttctaaaataccctttaaatttcatttatttggaAGTGAGCCTTGGTAGCAGGATTCCTGCAACCTGGGTAGCAGCAAAATTTTATTTGTATTGATATGTGTTTTTCTTTGTGAAGAATCACTCAAGATACCGAAGCCTTACTCTGCTGGTTACCTGTCGATGGTTGCATTAATGGACGAACGAAGATCTCTAGCAAACTCTTCTTACTTATCTAGTCCTCTATTATTTAAGCTTCCGGTCCATGACAGAAAATTTATCTATCCATTGGACCTTTGCGTGATGGCTTCTAAGGTAGCTtatgagaataaaaaatatatcaaacacACGGTTACTACAGAATGGAAGGTAATTAAATTGTATGTATCTTTGTTTATCATATCTTAAAGAGCCAACTATAGAAATGGTAGTTAAgtcctactctctctctctctctctctctctctctcaaacgcACACATGCCAATAGGAAATTTTGAGTGTTGTACAATAGTTcaaggaccaagttttcctaaggccattTAGGCTTCAAATGCACACATGGTATcattagggttttttgggaaAGGTATTAAAACCTTTAGGGtttgtgaaggaaaactttgttcaTAATTCTAATTCTGATTTTATAATATGCAGATGCACTTTGTAAAATTCTACAACTGCTGGAATGGTGAGTTCCTATCTGTTTACTTTCGTCCTACTTGGGTTATTTGACGGTTGGTGGAGCCTTCTGGGTCAACAACTATGTGTTCTTCATGATCTAAtgaataaattttgatttaccaaaaaaaaaaaaaagtgaagaaacTTTATTAATTTAAAACTGAATAATATCTTGCAGAGTGTCTAAAAAGTAAGGAAACCCAAGCTTTCATATTCTGCGACAAGCGAGAAGATGCCGAGGTGATTGTTGTTGCATTCCGCGGCACTGAACTCTTCAATTTACGTGATTGGCTAACTGATATTGACCTTTCATGGcttaaattgggagaaatggGGAAGGTCCATGTAGGTTTCATGAAGGCTCTTGGCATTCAAGATGAAAAGTGTGCTGATAAAGGTTGGCCAAAAGAGTAcacaggaaaaaagaaattagCATACTACACCATAAGGAAGAAGCTACGAAAATTGGTGAAAGAAAACCCAAACGCCAAGATATTAGTGACTGGGCATAGCTTAGGTGGTGCACTTGCAGTTCTTTTCCCTGCTATACTTGTGTTCCACCAGGATAAATCCATTTTAGATAAACTAGATGGGATTTTCACTTTTGGACAGCCTAGGGTTGGAGATACCAAATTTAGGGATTCCATGGAGAAACAATTAAATGGGAACCGCAAGAAGTATTACAGGGTGGTTCATAGATACGACATTGTTCCTAGGGTGCCCCTCCATGGGTATTTTATACCTTTTGCCCACTTCGGAGGCTGCATCTATTACAAAAGCTGGTACAAGGCTCAGGTAATTGAGCTGGTcatcttcattcattaattataTAGTTCTGTTAGTTTACTTTATCAGAAAAAGAAGCTTAGAAGGCAATGTGGcctctacacctagacacaaagAGCTCCTTGTCAAAattgaaaatatcatcaattgaTGATGCTCGTATGGGCTAATTTGTATCACATTGGCTTAGGGGCCATGTTGCCTTTTAGGAAACCATCACCCTTATTTTAAATTCTCTTTTTGTTATTAACACTTGTTTTATGTTTACTTTTATGTTACGAAAGAACAGATCTTACCGGAAGAACCAAACAAGAACTACTTCAATCCGTTGCACTTTCCTTCCAAGTACATTAATGCATGGTTGGACTTGTTTAGGGGCTTGATTGCTGGAATCAGACATGGGAAAGATTTTAAGGAGAATAGAATCTCTATTGGGGTAAGGCTGTTTGGGCTCCTCATACCTGGTTTTGCCTCACACAGTCCTAGGGATTATGTGAACGACGCAAGGCTTGGGAACCTGGAATTAATGGAGGACAACATatgaatttccatttttttttaagacaacATATGTCTAGAGAAGGAGTACTATTGCAGTTTGAAATATAATTGATGTCGTCTTGTATTTCATCactatttaaataaaatttggttTTCTCAATTGTTGACTATATTGAGGACGGAAAAATATTAAGAGATCTTTTGGAAAACTACTCATAACTTTTCTCAAGCTAATGTGATAGTTGATGTCGTTGTGAAGAAGGTTGCTTGCTCATTGTGCCATTTGTTATGGATCATTGATCATCTAGGCATTGTTGATGGTACTGTCATGTGGGATGCTATTGGCagatctagatttttttttgctctaAGTTCCTTCCTGATtcttctctttatatatatatatatatatatagtttttctAGCCAAAATTGAGTAATCTATTTGTTTGATTTTCGGTTCGTATCCCATCTGGGTATGCCTTGGATGTTAATcttgcactttttttttctgacatttagcaaaaaaattagAATGGGAAAAAAGGGAGAATTTTCTCGAGCCAATATTGAATCCTTGGATATACTCcaaaaaatttatagaaaatttGGCGAtctaattaaaataagaaacaaatgtACTTACAAAAAGATTTTTCATATGGTTGCTTATAACTACCAAATCACCATATTATTTGTATTACTCTTGTATACCCAAAATGTTTTAGAAATGTAAACCAAATACtatatctaggggtgtcaattccaagcccgacCAAGCCTGATTGATCTTAGACTGGCCCGACCTGATTATTGGTTGCGTCGGGCTTGAGGTTGGCCCATTTAATAATCGGTCGTTCTAGTGCAAGCACCTAGCCCATCGGGTGCCTAACTGGACCAATCAAATATGAGCCCAACTTGAACCAACTCATTTAAGCCAGACCACTTGGAGGCTTTCAGAGTCCTCAGAAAAAATAAGATGAAGTTGAACCTCTCTAAGTGCGCCTTTAGAGCTACTTCGTGTAAATTCGTTGGATTCATAGTCTCGAATAGGGGGATAGGAGGTCACCCGAGAAAGATTCAAGCTATCCAAGATATACCCCCCAAGAAATGTCAGAGAAGTCCAAAGGCTTGTCGGTCGAGTCACTATGCTTAACCGGTTTGTTTCCTGTGCAGGAGATAAATGCCTACCATTCTTTAAGATGCTAAAAAACATCCAGTCTAAAAAACATCCAGTCTCCTAAAGACTTCCTCTGGAAATCAGATTTCCAAGATGCATTCGAAACACTGAAAGAGTATCTTGAGTCACCACCCCTCGTGGTCAGCCTAGAGGCAAGAGACAAGCTACACATCTATCTAGCTATGTCACCTATTGCAGTAAGCATAGCCCTGgttgaagaacaaaagaaatagCAAAGGCTGATCTACTACGCCAGCCATATCTTGTTAAAAGCTGAGACACACTGTAATAGTGCTCACTAATCAACCTTTGAAGAAAATCTGCCACATGCTGAGAACATCTAGCAGGTTGGTCAGCTGGTCTGTAGAACTGAGCTAGTATGACATAGATTACCAACCTAGAACTGCCATCAAGGGTTAGGCCCTGGCTAACTTCGTGGCTGAATGCACATTGACCAAATATGAAACAGAATCAGGAAGCATTCCCCTCTTGCGAACATCGATCATGTATATCGACAGGTTGAGAAACGAGACGGGAAGCAAAGATGGCCTAATTCTGATAAGCTCTAAAGGATTCTAGATTCAATACGCACTGCGGTTCGGTTTCCCAGTGACaaacaatgaaaccaaatatgAGGTGCTCACAGCTGGACTTCGAGTCGCTCGAGCAGTATTTGCTGCCAAGCTACTAGTCTATAGTGACTCACAGTGGGTCGAGGAAGGGCCAAGCTGGACGGACACCATCATCATATACTTAAAAGACAATGTTCTGCTTGAGAATCGAGCTAAAGAACATAAAATCAAGAGACAAGCAATGAACTATATCCTagaagagaatggaatgttgtaTAAAAGGTCTATTTCTGGACCTCTACTCACATGCCTCAGACTGTAGCCGAAGTACATTAAGGGTTCCGCGAGAGTCACTTGGGTGGCCAAGCTCCAGCACACAAAGTCCTATAATAAGGTTTTTGTTGATGCAAAATGCAAGAAGATACAATTAACTATGTTCAAAAGTACTGGAAGTGCCAAATCCACACCCCAGTACTGCATCAGCCTGCAACTGAGTTGTTATCCATACTTAATCTAATTTGCTTCGCTATATTGGGATGGACTCAAGAAATTCACACAATCCAAGCATAATGTCAAGTTTTTTTATTGTTGCAATCGACTACTTCATCAAATGGATCAAGGCTCGGTTAGTAGCCAGGATAATCAACGTGTTCATGGAGAAGTTCTTCAAGGATGACATGATCTACAATTTTGGCATACCAGAGATCCTCCTAAGGACAACGGGAGGTAGATTGATAAATATCACACCTCGCCTCCACTTACCAGAAGGCAAGTGACTGGAGACACCACTGTGTCCCAATCCATCTAGGATCTCCGATGTAGTATTTTAAGGTCACAAAATTATGAAATCCTCATAAATAAAAGTAATCAGTAACATAAACAATTGGTGATCTCTATTGATACTTACCATAATTTCACAAAAGAATGTTTCCACAAATCAGATCATAATTACAATTATGCCCCTAGGACTACATtagatatatacacaaaagaatcaaaaggaaaaatgaatacTATCATTTTCAACATGCCCCAAAGGCACAGTCATCTCACACGCAGCTAGCCTCGTGAGTAACTAGTTCATTAACCCAAAGATCGTCCCCATAAAGAAGTGGCTCCTCAACAACAGTCTCATAATGGTTCCCTGCATCACCATCCAAAAAGAGTGCAACAAATGGGGTGAACTTTCACGAAGCCCAGAGAGGGGTGGACACATAAGcaatcacaaccatatatgAAATGCAACAAAATGTTAATGCTCAACCACACCAATATGAATGTAATTAGACGAATATAATGTCATGATTCGGTTTATTAGCCCACAAGCCTAATCAACAGATTCTAGGTCCATAGTGGGTCTAGTGCTACTACATCCCCAATCACGAACATACATTATGGTCCTCAagaatacaagctagttgcgagtcaggtgCATACTGGTTCAGTACTTAACATCGTTATCCGGTAAGTCTCGattaataatcccccataaAACGACAACATCGAATCTAACatcatatgaagggtataccaCTACACCAAAATCCAACCTTCAGTGTCGGATTTTTTCACA
This DNA window, taken from Macadamia integrifolia cultivar HAES 741 unplaced genomic scaffold, SCU_Mint_v3 scaffold2926, whole genome shotgun sequence, encodes the following:
- the LOC122067478 gene encoding triacylglycerol lipase OBL1-like isoform X2, whose product is MASSGSSSYMIYHPENLNIFNMFSSTFALGGSLEGSGIVESSPQETISLRRASLHGLITSFTLEGLITSFTEGLITRFTLILQRIMIWLSGPAALFGLIIEFTLNLFVLNGGIFGFPWSIITESLKIPKPYSAGYLSMVALMDERRSLANSSYLSSPLLFKLPVHDRKFIYPLDLCVMASKVAYENKKYIKHTVTTEWKMHFVKFYNCWNECLKSKETQAFIFCDKREDAEVIVVAFRGTELFNLRDWLTDIDLSWLKLGEMGKVHVGFMKALGIQDEKCADKGWPKEYTGKKKLAYYTIRKKLRKLVKENPNAKILVTGHSLGGALAVLFPAILVFHQDKSILDKLDGIFTFGQPRVGDTKFRDSMEKQLNGNRKKYYRVVHRYDIVPRVPLHGYFIPFAHFGGCIYYKSWYKAQNRSYRKNQTRTTSIRCTFLPSTLMHGWTCLGA
- the LOC122067478 gene encoding triacylglycerol lipase OBL1-like isoform X1 encodes the protein MASSGSSSYMIYHPENLNIFNMFSSTFALGGSLEGSGIVESSPQETISLRRASLHGLITSFTLEGLITSFTEGLITRFTLILQRIMIWLSGPAALFGLIIEFTLNLFVLNGGIFGFPWSIITESLKIPKPYSAGYLSMVALMDERRSLANSSYLSSPLLFKLPVHDRKFIYPLDLCVMASKVAYENKKYIKHTVTTEWKMHFVKFYNCWNECLKSKETQAFIFCDKREDAEVIVVAFRGTELFNLRDWLTDIDLSWLKLGEMGKVHVGFMKALGIQDEKCADKGWPKEYTGKKKLAYYTIRKKLRKLVKENPNAKILVTGHSLGGALAVLFPAILVFHQDKSILDKLDGIFTFGQPRVGDTKFRDSMEKQLNGNRKKYYRVVHRYDIVPRVPLHGYFIPFAHFGGCIYYKSWYKAQILPEEPNKNYFNPLHFPSKYINAWLDLFRGLIAGIRHGKDFKENRISIGVRLFGLLIPGFASHSPRDYVNDARLGNLELMEDNI